One genomic window of Arachis stenosperma cultivar V10309 chromosome 10, arast.V10309.gnm1.PFL2, whole genome shotgun sequence includes the following:
- the LOC130955645 gene encoding uncharacterized protein LOC130955645, producing the protein MGKKKFIDKKKSATFQLLARDTSDPSFGNSPGADCVFVRVDKNPLPAADFISAGDDYDNRNSVFDDAPGDDESDDAGDFAFSSSTSSMPLGSRGFVGSVGATPLPEEVRREILELGFPDDGYNYLIHLREIKNAGGGSAYYQNPKFRVEDIPRDVKAYDASRLKISEVDGEPEPDSIYSVASKTTTVRVQKVVDPEVAALLDDSDLSRFGSDVEDLEEDFVVRANLHEDGDNVEEKAHICDGKNFEESMTNGNQNNAHELQVSSHTRVTDSLGSLGGVANGATGVGCADEKERARRLLDEQFDLFERQEYGTDDNDDDDDDDDSYEHYGAEEDGSLAEKLKCCLNNDMMDDLEHNDDKYKVPADILKNKEGPKVEEEDCAADVIRRCKEYAEVYEVEEDGDNDVVLVEESSDESEVWDCETIVSTYSTLDNHPRKIDAPEVARKKKLAGTVSAAMSSSSQLISLRGKEKLPLDFLPGNKSTSAERVKGLSTARIEYKRKPHGLETKEEKKERKAAVKEERREARRMKKEMKDLYRSEAHRAQRVAAISGPASIHLL; encoded by the exons ATGGGGAAGAAGAAGTTCATCGACAAGAAGAAATCCGCAACATTCCAGCTTCTGGCTCGAGACACATCTGACCCGTCCTTCGGCAACTCTCCCGGTGCTGACTGTGTCTTCGTCCGGGTTGACAAGAACCCACTCCCTGCCGCCGATTTCATCTCTGCCGGTGACGACTATGACAACAGAAATTCTGTGTTTGATGATGCTCCTGGTGACGATGAAAGTGATGATGCTGGCGACTTTGCTTTCAGCAGCTCAACGAGCTCTATGCCGCTGGGGAGCCGTGGTTTTGTTGGTTCGGTGGGGGCAACGCCGCTTCCAGAGGAGGTGAGAAGGGAGATTCTGGAACTAGGGTTCCCCGATGATGGGTATAATTACTTGATTCATTTGAGGGAAATCAAGAATGCTGGTGGTGGCTCTGCGTATTATCAAAACCCTAAGTTCAGGGTTGAAGACATCCCTCGTGACGTAAAG GCATATGATGCTTCAAGATTGAAAATCTCAGAAGTTGATGGTGAGCCCGAGCCAGATTCTATATACAGTGTAGCATCGAAGACTACTACTGTAAGGGTTCAGAAAGTGGTTGATCCTGAAGTAGCAGCTTTGCTCGACGATAGTGATTTATCACGGTTTGGCTCTGATGTTGAAGATTTGGAGGAAGACTTTGTTGTGAGGGCGAACCTCCACGAAGATGGTGATAATGTAGAAGAGAAGGCACATATATGTGATGGTAAGAATTTTGAAGAATCAATGACAAATGGAAACCAAAACAATGCACATGAATTGCAAGTTTCTTCACATACCAGAGTTACAGATAGTCTTGGGTCCTTGGGTGGTGTTGCAAATGGTGCGACTGGAGTGGGTTGCGCTGATGAGAAGGAAAGAGCTCGTCGCCTGTTGGACGAACAATTTGATTTG TTTGAACGCCAAGAATATGGAACTGATGAcaacgatgatgatgatgatgatgatgattctTATGAACATTACGGGGCTGAAGAAGATGGATCCCTTGCCGAGAAGCTGAAGTGCTGTCTAAACAACGATATGATGGATGACCTGGAACACAACGATGACAAGTATAAGGTTCCAGCTGATATATTGAAGAATAAAGAGGGACCAAAGGTTGAGGAAGAGGATTGTGCTGCTGATGTGATTCGCCGTTGCAAGGAGTATGCCGAGGTGTACGAAGTTGAAGAAGATGGAGACAACGATGTTGTACTTGTTGAAGAAAGTAGCGATGAATCAGAAGTTTGGGATTGTGAGACAATTGTTTCAACATATTCGACTTTAGATAACCATCCTAGAAAGATAGATGCACCCGAAGTAGCCAGGAAAAAGAAGTTGGCTGGAACTGTGTCTGCAGCCATGAGTTCCTCTAGTCAATTAATATCCCTTAGAGGAAAAGAGAAACTGCCTCTAGACTTCTTGCCCGGTAATAAAAGTACTTCCGCTGAAAGGGTTAAAGGGCTGAGCACTGCAAGAATCGAGTATAAGAGAAAGCCACATGGTCTAGAGACAAAGGAGGAGAAAAAAGAACGAAAG GCTGCTGTGAAGGAGGAGCGGCGAGAAGCAAGACGCATGAAAAAAGAAATGAAGGATCTTTATAGGAGTGAAGCACATCGTGCGCAGAGAGTTGCTGCCATATCTGGGCCTGCTTCTATTCATCTTTTGTAG
- the LOC130957447 gene encoding dehydrodolichyl diphosphate synthase CPT3-like codes for MHKDTGGITSNLLGGLSSCLRRCIFGILSMGSVPHHIAFIMDGNRRFTKKSNLAEGIGHKAGFSSLIFMLRYCYELGVKYVTVYAFSIDNFKRKPKEVQSLMELMREKIEELLQMKALSMNTVLNYILLKTCSYWLNL; via the coding sequence ATGCACAAAGATACTGGAGGTATTACAAGCAACCTGCTTGGAGGTTTATCCAGCTGTCTTAGGAGATGCATATTCGGCATATTATCTATGGGTTCTGTGCCACATCATATTGCTTTTATCATGGATGGGAATCGAAGGTTTACAAAGAAGAGTAACTTGGCTGAAGGGATTGGTCATAAGGCTGGATTTTCATCTCTCATTTTCATGCTTAGGTATTGTTATGAATTAGGAGTGAAGTATGTAACTGTCTATGCATTCAGCATCGATAACTTCAAAAGAAAGCCCAAAGAGGTGCAATCCTTGATGGAATTGATGCGAGAAAAGATTGAGGAGTTGCTTCAGATGAAAGCACTATCAATGAATACGGTGTTAAACTACATTTTATTGAAAACTTGCAGTTATTGGCTGAACCTGTGA
- the LOC130957448 gene encoding GLABROUS1 enhancer-binding protein-like — translation MAKQKQVAPEDSDDESQVPRPQPEQKDSSEEEEVATSSDENEDTDEGEDEREKHVLLKSQPSASVSQTKFGSKRAAENSINHSNQPKRGKKTQEDHAVGSVEKDPQKSKSLFQRVFSEEDEIGILKGLSEFIAKTGKEPYKCADEFYDFMKGSNLIRANVSCMQVKEKIRRLKKKFENILIKEKNGKGTTLKPHELEALQLGKNVWGHDGRGGEAVLNETAKKDTINNEKAAKITPKKALVPHSKEKAEAKSKLNSEPLDSNEGRRMSEFSVTSLALTSMLRYDGTFGKPFGEDYIRKGIELLGVAKREDMEARWRKFTDAENKLYAEIAEFYAEQAKLIYQANSSSSS, via the exons ATGGCGAAGCAGAAGCAAGTCGCTCCTGAAGACTCTGACGACGAATCGCAGGTTCCCAGGCCTCAGCCCGAACAAAAAGATAGCAGCGAGGAAGAAGAAGTAGCAACTTCATCTGACGAGAACGAAGACACAGACGAAGGCGAAGATGAACGTGAGAAACACGTGCTG TTGAAGTCTCAACCTTCGGCTTCTGTCAGTCAAACCAAATTCGGGTCAAAGCGCGCAGCTGAAAATAGTATCAACCACTCGAACCAACCAAAACGTGGGAAGAAGACACAGGAGGATCACGCCGTCGGCTCTGTTGAAAAGGATCCGCAGAAATCCAAATCCCTCTTTCAGAGGGTTTTCAGCGAGGAAGATGAGATAGGTATCTTGAAAGGCCTGTCTGAGTTCATCGCGAAAACAGGGAAGGAACCCTATAAATGCGCTGATGAATTTTACGATTTTATGAAGGGGTCGAATTTGATTCGGGCAAATGTATCATGCATGCAAGTGAAGGAGAAGATCCGCCGGCTGAAGAAGAAGTTTGAGAACATCCTAATAAAAGAGAAGAACGGCAAGGGGACAACCTTAAAGCCGCACGAGTTGGAAGCACTTCAGTTGGGAAAGAATGTTTGGGGCCACGATGGCCGTGGCGGTGAAGCAGTGCTCAACGAAACTGCGAAAAAAGATACAATTAATAATGAGAAGGCTGCGAAGATTACTCCCAAGAAGGCGCTAGTGCCCCATTCAAAAGAAAAAGCTGAAGCAAAGTCCAAACTAAATTCTGAACCTTTGGATTCAAATGAAGGTAGAAGGATGAGTGAATTTTCTGTTACTAGTTTAGCTTTGACTTCAATGTTGAGGTACGATGGGACTTTTGGTAAGCCTTTCGGTGAAGATTATATTAGAAAGGGAATAGAGTTACTTGGAGTCGCAAAGAGGGAAGACATGGAGGCTAGGTGGAGGAAGTTCACAGACGCTGAAAATAAATTGTATGCGGAGATAGCTGAATTCTACGCCGAACAGGCTAAGTTGATATATCAAGCAAATAGCTCGTCGTCCTCCTAG